From Bacteroidota bacterium:
GATCGGCCAGGGCTCGCCCCCGTCGGGACGGATGAGCCAGATCTGGCGTCCTTCTTTGAGCTCTTCGGCTCTGCGGGCCGAGAGAAAGGCGATCCAGCGGCCATCGGGGCTAAAACGCGCCGCGGCGTCGTCGTGTCCGCCGCGCGTAAGCTGCACGCTTCCACCCTCCGGAAGGCGCGTAAGGTACAGATCGGTTACGTGTCGATCCTTTTTCGGATCCGCGTAACGCTTGGCCCAGACCACGGCTCGGCCGTCGGGTGAGATGTCAAAGCCGGTGATGCTTTCCTGTTGGATCACGTCCTCTATCGTCCACGGTTTATGGGTGCGCTGAGCCCAGCCGGCAAGCGCACTCCCCAAGCCCAGCAGCAAAGACAGACCCACGCGGCCCATGGGGCGAACCTCCTTGCGAACCAAGGACTGAGCTCGTAAAGTAAGGGGGCGTTTTTAGGTCGGAGCAAGCGGTTCTAATGGGCTTCTCCGCTGAGGTGCGCTGGCCGCTTACGCCGGAGCAGGTCCTAAAGGGGTATCGAATGGGGTTTTTCCCCATGGCCCCGGGTCGCGACAGTTCCGAAATCCATTGGTTTAGCCCCGACCCGCGAGGCGTTTTGCCGCTGGATCGGTTCCGCATACCTCGGACGCTAGCGCGTCTATACCGACAGGGGCGCTTCGAGGTCCGCTATAACACGGCCTTTGAGGCCGTAATCCGGGCCTGCGCGGATCGAGCCGAGACATGGATTTCGGAGCGCATCATAGCGGTGTATGGGGAGTTACACCGACAAGGTTGGGCGCACTCCGTGGAGAGCTGGAGGCAGGGACAGCTTGTGGGCGGGCTCTACGGGGTGTCGATAGGCGGGGCGTTTTTCGGCGAATCCATGTTTCATCGGGAGCGGGATGCCTCCAAGGTGGCCCTGGTGGCGCTAGTGGAGCGGTTGCGCGCGCGAGGTTTCGCCCTGCTCGATGTACAGTGGGTCACCCCACATCTGGCTCGCTTTGGGGCCGTGGCTATCCCCCGGTCGGCGTATTTGGGTCTTCTGCGGGATGCGCTGCGCCTTCCGGTGCGCTTTGTCTAACCTTTCTTGCCGCGGTTGGATTGGCCTTGTGCGAAGCGGCGCGTGTATTTTAGCGCCGTTTCTCGAGCAAGAAGGGTCAAGAGCATGCGCGAGGTGGTGATCGCGAGCGCGGTTCGAACGGGCATAGGGTCCTTTCAGGGTGCTTTGGCGCCGCTTTCGGGTCCGGAGTTAGGTGCCATAGCGGTTCGGGAGGCCGTTTTGCGGGCTGGTATTGCGCCAGAGCAGGTCGACGAGGTGCTGCTGGGCAACGTTTACCAGGCCGGCGAGCGGCAGGCTCCGGCTCGTCAGGCCGCGCTCAAAGCTGGGCTGCCCGTCGGGGTCCCCTGCACTACGATCAACAAGGTCTGCGCCTCTGGGCTTAAGGCCGTGCAGCTGGGCGTGCACGCCATCCAGGCCGGTGATGCCGACGTGGTGGTCGCAGGCGGCTTTGAGTCCATGTCCAACGTGCCCTACTACGTTCTGGGCGCGCGTCGGGGCTACAGGCTAGGGCATGCGCAGCTCGTCGATGGGCTTCTGCACGATGGGTTAGAGGACGCCTACGAGGGCTGCCACATGGGCAACGCGGCTGAACTGTGCGCGCGCACCTTGGGGATCAGCCGCCAGGAGCAGGACGCCTACGCCGTGCGGTCATACGAACGCGCCCTTCGGGCCCATCGCGAGGGATGGTTTGAAGAAGAGCTGGTAACCGTTGAGGTCCCGCAGCCCAGGGGCGAGCCGCTTCGGTTTCGGGAGGACGAAGAGCTTCGACGCGTGAATTTCGACAAAATCCCGCAGCTTAAGCCCGCCTTCGAGGAAAACGGCACCGTTACGGCCGCCAACGCCTCGAAAATCAACGACGGGGCGGCCGCCTTGGTGCTTATGAGCGCCGAGAAGGCGCGCGCCCTGGGTCTTAACCCTATGGCCCGCGTTGTGGCTCAGGCCGACGCGGAACGGGAACCTTTGTGGTTTACCCTGGCGCCGGTGGACGCGATCTCGAAAGTCCTGCGCAAGGCTGGCTGGACCGTCTCGGACGTGGACCTCTTTGAGATCAACGAAGCCTTTGCTGTGGTGGCGATCGCCGACTCCCGACAGCTGGGTATCTCGTCGGAGAAGCTGAACGTACATGGCGGGGCTGTGGCCTTAGGACATCCGGTGGGCTGCTCCGGAGCCCGCATTTTGGTGACCCTGCTGCACGCGCTGCGCATCCATGGGGGGCGCCGCGGCGTAGCGGGCATCTGCAACGGCGGCGGCGGGGCGAGCGCCTTAGCCGTGGAGCTGCTCTAAGACGGAGCGGGCCGTGAAGATCTTGGTCACCGGCGGGGCCGGCTTTATCGGATCCCACGTCGCGGCGGCCTTTCAGCAGGCCGGACACGAGGTGCACGTAGTTGATGACCTCTCCTCGGGCCGCGCTGAGCACGTACCCCGTGGCGTTTCCCTGCACGTGCTGGACATCCGCTCTCCGGAGATCGAACGCCTGTGGGGGGAACATCGCTTCGAGGTGCTCTGTCATCACGCCGCCCAGATGGACGTGCGCCGTTCCGTGGCCGACCCTCTGTTTGATGCGGACGTAAACGTGCTCGGCACCCTGCGTTTGCTGGAGGCGGGCCGCCGAAACGGGTTGCGCAAGGTGATCTTCGCCTCCACGGGCGGAGCGATCTACGGGGAGCCCGTATACGCCCCGCAAGATGAAGAGCATCCCGTGCAGCCAGTCTCCCCATACGGGGTGAGCAAGTTGGCGGCCGAAAAGTATCTGCACTACTACTACGTGCAGTATGGCATCCCGTATGTAGCGCTGCGTTATGCCAACGTCTATGGGCCGCGGCAGAACCCCCATGGAGAGGCCGGGGTGGTGGCCATCTTCACCGAGCGCATGCTGCTCAGGCAGCAGCCCCTCATCTACGGCGATGGGCTGCAGACGCGTGACTTCGTCTACGTAGGCGATGTGGTGCGGGCTAACCTGTTGGCGCTAGCTTGCCCGGAGCCCGAGGTTTTCAACGTGGGCACGGGACGCGAGACGGACGTGCTGACGCTCTTTCGGCTCATCCGCCAGGCCGTGGGCGCAGATGTGCCTGAGCTACACGGTCCTCCGAGGTCCGGTGAGCAGCGCCGCAGCGTATTGGATTTCGCCAAAATCCACAGGCGCCTCGGCTGGGAGCCTCAGGTTTCGCTGGAGGAGGGGATTCAACGCACGGTGGCGTATTTTCGCCAGGCTCTCTGTGGACCTCATTCCGCGTAGCGCTCCAGGCGAAACCGTTCGCCCAGATACAGCCGGCGCGCCTCGGGGTCGTTGGCCAGAAACTGCGAGGTGCCCTCCTTCAGGATCCGGCCCTCGAAAAGAAGATAGGCTCGGTCCGTGATAGCTAGCGTCTCGTGCACGTTGTGATCCGTGATCAACACCCCGATGCCGCGGCGTTTGAGCTCGGCCACGATGCGCTGCAGATCCTCCACCGCGATCGGATCGACTCCGGCAAAGGGCTCGTCGAGCAAGATGAACTTGGGATCTACGGCCAGAGCCCGGGCGATTTCGGTTCGCCGCCGCTCCCCTCCGGAAAGGGCGTACCCCTTGGTGCGTCGAACGCGCATGAGCCCGAACTCCTCTAAGAGCTGCTCAACCCTTTGTCGGCGTGCCTGTCGGCTCAAGGGTTGAAATTCGAGCACGGCCTCCAGGTTCTCTTCCACCGTAAGGTATCGAAACACGGAGGCCTCCTGGGGCAGGTAGCCGATTCCCATGCGCGCCCTTTGGTG
This genomic window contains:
- a CDS encoding GDP-mannose 4,6-dehydratase, giving the protein MKILVTGGAGFIGSHVAAAFQQAGHEVHVVDDLSSGRAEHVPRGVSLHVLDIRSPEIERLWGEHRFEVLCHHAAQMDVRRSVADPLFDADVNVLGTLRLLEAGRRNGLRKVIFASTGGAIYGEPVYAPQDEEHPVQPVSPYGVSKLAAEKYLHYYYVQYGIPYVALRYANVYGPRQNPHGEAGVVAIFTERMLLRQQPLIYGDGLQTRDFVYVGDVVRANLLALACPEPEVFNVGTGRETDVLTLFRLIRQAVGADVPELHGPPRSGEQRRSVLDFAKIHRRLGWEPQVSLEEGIQRTVAYFRQALCGPHSA
- a CDS encoding acetyl-CoA C-acyltransferase, yielding MREVVIASAVRTGIGSFQGALAPLSGPELGAIAVREAVLRAGIAPEQVDEVLLGNVYQAGERQAPARQAALKAGLPVGVPCTTINKVCASGLKAVQLGVHAIQAGDADVVVAGGFESMSNVPYYVLGARRGYRLGHAQLVDGLLHDGLEDAYEGCHMGNAAELCARTLGISRQEQDAYAVRSYERALRAHREGWFEEELVTVEVPQPRGEPLRFREDEELRRVNFDKIPQLKPAFEENGTVTAANASKINDGAAALVLMSAEKARALGLNPMARVVAQADAEREPLWFTLAPVDAISKVLRKAGWTVSDVDLFEINEAFAVVAIADSRQLGISSEKLNVHGGAVALGHPVGCSGARILVTLLHALRIHGGRRGVAGICNGGGGASALAVELL
- the aat gene encoding leucyl/phenylalanyl-tRNA--protein transferase, with product MGFSAEVRWPLTPEQVLKGYRMGFFPMAPGRDSSEIHWFSPDPRGVLPLDRFRIPRTLARLYRQGRFEVRYNTAFEAVIRACADRAETWISERIIAVYGELHRQGWAHSVESWRQGQLVGGLYGVSIGGAFFGESMFHRERDASKVALVALVERLRARGFALLDVQWVTPHLARFGAVAIPRSAYLGLLRDALRLPVRFV
- the lptB gene encoding LPS export ABC transporter ATP-binding protein, with product MGATGGMTLRAEALAKRYRKRWVVQEVSLSVRQGEIVGLLGPNGAGKTTTFYMIVGLVRPDRGRIFLDDRDLTRLPMHQRARMGIGYLPQEASVFRYLTVEENLEAVLEFQPLSRQARRQRVEQLLEEFGLMRVRRTKGYALSGGERRRTEIARALAVDPKFILLDEPFAGVDPIAVEDLQRIVAELKRRGIGVLITDHNVHETLAITDRAYLLFEGRILKEGTSQFLANDPEARRLYLGERFRLERYAE